The Pseudomonadota bacterium DNA segment TGAGAGGGCCTCCTTTGTGGGACGTATGATCTAGAGAAACCCATACCTACCACGGAGTGCCCTCTCTTCCAAGCATTTTCGCTCATAACCTATTGATCTGTTGTCGTTAAAAAAGATCTTCACCCAACGGATATGGAGCGGAAAAGGCGGCTCCCACTGCAATGCTGGAGTCGTACCGCTCCATACCCGCCTCGGCGGACACCGTCTTGTCTTACATGTGCGCCTGCGTGGCTGATGGCTTGTCGGCTTTCCGTAACGTCAACCAGCTAGCCGACCCCAGCCCCACGGCAACTGCAAACCACAACGTCGTCATGCGGATCAACACCGTCGCGCTGGCGGCCTCCGGCTTAGTCACACCGAAGTGCACCAGCAGGAAAAATACCGTGGCATCGGCCGTGCCCAGACCACCCGGTATGAACGACGGGGCGCCCGCCAACGAGGCAAACGCAAAAATGAAGATCGCGACAGGCAGTCCGATGTCGTATCCCATGGCCACCAACATCAGATGAAACGATAGCCCTTGCGCGGCATAAGCGCAACACCCGAGGCACCATCCCGGTAACAGACGGTGCGGCACCAGGCAGTTTTTGGCCTGCGCGAGTATCCGGGCAACCCAGGCCAAGGTCCGGGTCAGCCAACCGTTCTGGCCACGTTCGCCCCATTCGACCAGCAACGG contains these protein-coding regions:
- a CDS encoding flippase-like domain-containing protein — encoded protein: MAVARVGAGGLAMGCGLTFAGFTLRFCRWQWYLSALGLRVDHLQSFVIYLSGFALTTTPGKVGELLRSAFLARHNVTYTQSFAAFFADRLTDLLSVVTLTMIGLSLYPKSRYGLWVLGAALLAVAVLIAAAPLLVEWGERGQNGWLTRTLAWVARILAQAKNCLVPHRLLPGWCLGCCAYAAQGLSFHLMLVAMGYDIGLPVAIFIFAFASLAGAPSFIPGGLGTADATVFFLLVHFGVTKPEAASATVLIRMTTLWFAVAVGLGSASWLTLRKADKPSATQAHM